From a single Fulvivirga ulvae genomic region:
- a CDS encoding pectinesterase family protein, which translates to MMILKKSMKFVIAFICMGLFFYSGHTVAQDADIVVAKDGSGDFTSIQAAINAVPANSSARTVIFIKAGLYNTEKLLIPSDRKNVTLLGESRTETIISYHIYDCNQGDGKCPVNDASLWSAEIIRTSATLTIKGDGFKAENLTVQNTAGPVGQAQALTIQSDKVVFVNCDLKGYQDTIYFWNVGKRAYFNGCLIVGRTDYIYGGGVAFFEACEIRSWGGGWITAPSTAESQKYGFVFYKCNVTYADNSPRDGDDGNKIALGRPWHNYPKVTWLYCDMTSMINPVGWPTIWNMDYAASSDKLELYEYKNTGGGADMSSRANWAGIRALTDAEAPLYERAVVLAGSDNWNPAPAATIRKHGAGSSIQTVDLGSAIEGFYYSWTNATSVTVSGLPSGINTSINNTAQTVTFSGAPTQAGVFSYTVSTIGGLTTASLSGQITVNNTGVTYYQLKNRSTGLLLDGMGRTGNGDACGQYANTTHVNAHWELVDVGSGYYQFVNRGTGMILDGMGSTTNGAVCSQWANTTHRNSHWSLQQYDGDYYRVQNRSTGMFLDGYGQSANGADCRLYANTGHINAQWVLVPVNSTSNARMDNANRLASPEKMNKTSLLVYPNPFDDKLAIKTGEVGKPLRIEVYDMQGKLVKSIDNPEISGQFASIDITEYGKQFLLKVVTDIGSFTRTIVKK; encoded by the coding sequence ATGATGATTTTAAAAAAATCAATGAAATTTGTTATTGCCTTCATCTGCATGGGGCTGTTTTTTTATTCGGGACATACCGTTGCCCAGGATGCAGACATTGTCGTAGCCAAAGACGGCTCCGGGGATTTTACCTCCATTCAGGCTGCCATTAATGCAGTACCTGCCAACAGCTCGGCCAGGACAGTTATTTTTATTAAGGCAGGTCTGTATAATACCGAAAAACTCCTCATTCCCAGCGACAGGAAAAATGTGACATTGCTGGGCGAAAGCCGAACGGAAACCATCATCAGCTATCATATCTACGACTGTAATCAGGGGGATGGCAAATGCCCGGTGAATGATGCTTCCCTATGGTCTGCCGAGATCATCAGGACCTCTGCTACGCTCACCATCAAAGGAGATGGTTTCAAGGCAGAGAACCTCACTGTCCAAAACACTGCAGGCCCGGTTGGGCAAGCCCAGGCACTTACCATTCAGTCAGACAAAGTGGTCTTTGTCAATTGTGACCTCAAAGGCTACCAGGATACCATCTATTTCTGGAATGTTGGCAAAAGGGCATATTTTAACGGATGCCTGATCGTTGGCAGAACGGACTACATATACGGCGGTGGCGTCGCCTTTTTTGAAGCTTGTGAAATCAGGAGCTGGGGAGGTGGCTGGATCACTGCTCCATCTACCGCCGAGAGCCAGAAGTATGGGTTTGTTTTCTACAAATGCAATGTAACCTATGCCGACAACAGCCCCAGAGACGGTGACGATGGTAACAAAATAGCCCTTGGAAGGCCATGGCATAATTACCCCAAAGTAACCTGGCTGTACTGTGACATGACATCCATGATCAATCCTGTCGGCTGGCCTACCATCTGGAACATGGACTATGCGGCTTCTTCTGATAAGCTGGAGCTATATGAGTACAAAAATACCGGCGGCGGTGCTGATATGAGCAGCAGAGCCAACTGGGCAGGGATAAGGGCACTTACGGATGCCGAAGCCCCATTATATGAAAGGGCTGTCGTTTTAGCTGGAAGTGACAACTGGAACCCTGCACCGGCAGCTACAATTAGAAAACACGGGGCAGGTTCATCCATACAGACCGTGGATCTGGGGAGTGCCATTGAAGGCTTTTATTATTCCTGGACCAATGCGACTTCTGTAACAGTATCCGGCCTTCCATCGGGCATCAATACATCGATCAATAATACAGCTCAGACAGTAACCTTCAGTGGTGCACCTACACAGGCAGGAGTATTTAGTTACACTGTGTCTACCATAGGAGGCCTCACCACTGCATCTCTCAGCGGACAGATCACTGTCAATAATACTGGTGTAACTTATTACCAACTAAAAAACAGGTCTACCGGCTTGCTTCTGGACGGGATGGGCAGAACAGGAAATGGTGATGCCTGCGGGCAATATGCCAACACAACCCATGTTAACGCTCATTGGGAGCTTGTGGATGTCGGCAGCGGTTATTACCAGTTTGTAAACCGTGGTACAGGAATGATCCTGGATGGTATGGGTTCAACCACTAACGGAGCTGTTTGCAGCCAGTGGGCCAATACTACCCACAGAAATTCGCATTGGTCACTACAGCAATATGACGGTGATTATTACAGGGTTCAAAACCGGTCTACCGGGATGTTTTTAGATGGATATGGACAAAGTGCGAATGGAGCTGATTGCAGACTATATGCCAACACCGGTCACATCAATGCCCAGTGGGTTTTGGTACCTGTTAATAGCACTTCAAACGCCAGGATGGACAACGCTAACCGCTTGGCCTCTCCTGAAAAGATGAATAAAACCAGTCTTCTTGTCTATCCTAACCCATTTGATGATAAGTTAGCTATCAAAACAGGTGAGGTTGGAAAACCGCTACGCATTGAGGTTTATGATATGCAGGGCAAACTTGTTAAATCCATTGACAATCCTGAAATATCCGGTCAATTTGCAAGTATTGATATTACAGAATATGGCAAACAATTTCTTTTAAAGGTAGTAACAGACATCGGCAGCTTCACTCGGACAATAGTTAAAAAGTAA
- a CDS encoding response regulator → MNKPEILIIDDEPQIRRLLQISLESNQYKVFQAATGKEGIITAANHPPQLILLDIGLPDQSGHEVLQQLREWYNKPIIVLSVSDGEADIISALDSGATDYITKPFRSGELLARIRSAIRRDQNTNPNESVINSGNLSIDLVYRIVKRGEEIIRLTSTEYNLLALFAKNEGKVLTHQYILKQVWGVGYQTETQYLRVFVAQLRKKIEENPHNPEHIVTESGVGYRFN, encoded by the coding sequence ATGAATAAGCCGGAAATCCTGATTATAGATGATGAACCTCAAATACGCAGGCTATTGCAAATCTCTTTGGAGAGCAATCAGTATAAAGTATTTCAAGCTGCAACGGGAAAAGAAGGGATAATTACTGCGGCTAATCACCCTCCTCAGTTAATACTTTTAGACATCGGTTTGCCAGACCAGAGTGGCCATGAGGTATTACAGCAGTTGAGAGAGTGGTATAACAAGCCAATAATTGTATTATCTGTCAGTGATGGTGAGGCCGACATTATTTCAGCATTGGATTCAGGAGCTACTGATTACATAACCAAACCCTTCCGGTCAGGGGAATTGTTGGCCCGTATCCGCTCCGCTATACGAAGAGATCAAAATACCAACCCTAATGAAAGCGTAATTAACTCGGGCAACCTAAGTATCGACCTGGTTTACCGTATCGTAAAGCGAGGTGAGGAAATTATTAGGCTTACCTCCACCGAATATAACCTGCTGGCACTCTTTGCAAAGAATGAGGGAAAAGTACTAACACATCAATACATCCTAAAACAGGTATGGGGAGTCGGATACCAAACAGAAACGCAGTATCTCAGAGTATTCGTTGCCCAGTTGAGAAAAAAGATAGAAGAAAACCCTCACAACCCTGAACATATAGTTACTGAAAGTGGTGTAGGTTACCGCTTCAACTAA
- a CDS encoding TrkH family potassium uptake protein encodes MRLNYKAVFNLLGLLLIFNGAFMWLCLPFSLYYKEDIFPILISGIITAGVGSMAWLSTRNSKNKELKKRDGFLVVSLGWILMSIFGTIPFLLSGHVTSFTDAFFETASGYTTTGASILNNIEALPYGLLFWRSTTQWVGGMGIIVLAVAILPTLGIGGMQLFTAEASGITHDKLKPKIKDTARRLWTIYLGLTLLETIFLMFGGMSFYDALSHSFTTMASGGFSPKNASVAYYNSAFIQYTIIFFMILAGTNFSLLYFFFKGKIRRLIDNEEFRVYCITIITVTIISTVIVFSESWQGFEKAFRDALFQVVSVLSSTGFVTADYTKWTSLVSFIFLLLMLSGASAGSTSGGIKVIRFTLLLKNSFLAVKRQLHPSAVIPVRINGNAVEEETMFNVMAFVILYLTIFVFGVFILTFTGNDIITSLGAVATCQGNIGPGLGTVGPVNNFAHLNDVSKWTLSIIMILGRLELFTILVLLTPNYWRGL; translated from the coding sequence ATGAGGCTTAACTATAAAGCTGTTTTTAATCTTTTAGGACTCTTATTGATTTTTAATGGCGCATTCATGTGGCTCTGCCTGCCATTTTCTTTATACTATAAAGAAGATATATTTCCAATCCTTATTTCAGGCATCATAACAGCGGGCGTTGGTTCAATGGCCTGGTTAAGTACGAGAAACAGTAAAAACAAGGAATTAAAAAAGCGCGACGGTTTTCTGGTTGTTTCACTCGGGTGGATTTTGATGTCTATATTTGGTACCATACCATTTTTGCTTTCCGGCCATGTAACCAGTTTCACAGATGCTTTTTTCGAAACTGCATCTGGCTACACAACTACCGGAGCTTCCATTTTAAATAATATTGAGGCCTTACCCTACGGCTTATTGTTCTGGCGAAGTACTACCCAATGGGTCGGGGGAATGGGAATTATTGTACTCGCAGTAGCCATATTACCAACACTAGGGATCGGTGGTATGCAATTATTTACTGCCGAAGCTTCTGGCATAACCCACGATAAACTTAAACCCAAAATTAAAGATACCGCCAGGCGGCTTTGGACTATATATCTGGGGCTCACACTACTCGAAACCATTTTTCTAATGTTTGGAGGCATGTCCTTTTATGATGCACTGAGCCATTCATTTACTACGATGGCAAGTGGGGGTTTTTCTCCGAAAAATGCAAGCGTGGCTTACTACAATTCCGCATTTATACAATATACGATCATCTTTTTTATGATCCTTGCTGGCACAAATTTTTCCTTGCTATATTTCTTTTTTAAAGGCAAAATAAGAAGGTTGATTGATAATGAGGAATTCAGGGTTTATTGTATTACCATCATCACTGTGACCATTATTTCAACAGTTATTGTGTTCTCCGAAAGCTGGCAGGGTTTCGAAAAAGCATTCAGGGATGCATTGTTTCAGGTGGTGTCAGTATTATCATCAACGGGATTTGTTACGGCTGACTATACAAAGTGGACATCACTGGTATCATTTATCTTCTTGCTGTTGATGCTTTCGGGAGCATCTGCCGGATCAACTTCCGGAGGTATAAAAGTAATACGTTTTACACTACTGCTCAAAAACAGCTTTTTAGCAGTTAAGCGTCAGCTGCACCCATCAGCGGTGATCCCTGTACGGATCAATGGAAATGCGGTAGAGGAAGAGACTATGTTTAACGTTATGGCCTTTGTCATTCTATATCTTACCATATTTGTATTTGGAGTTTTTATTTTAACTTTTACCGGTAATGATATTATCACATCATTAGGCGCTGTCGCAACCTGTCAGGGCAATATAGGCCCAGGCTTGGGTACGGTGGGACCTGTCAACAACTTCGCCCACCTCAATGATGTCAGTAAATGGACATTATCTATTATAATGATACTGGGTCGTCTGGAGCTATTTACTATACTGGTTTTGCTTACGCCCAATTACTGGCGAGGCTTATGA
- a CDS encoding sodium-dependent transporter, with translation MIKKTEEFSNRWGIVMASLGMAIGAGNLWRFPRLAGQYGGAFLLLWILFLFIWSMPLLMAEFSIGKKHKQGVIGSYSQVAGKGFTWGGFFITAVTLGIAFYYSVVTGWALRYLGLALNNLYQFASGGPTIGDTLKRDPEYLNNFWDQIANGDPWTIALYILAVIVGTFVLIKGIQKGLEKANKVLIPMLFGLLIIITVMALNMKNGFRGLEYMFYIDVSKFSDPTIWIEALSQSAWSTGAGWGLIMTISSYSRKKEDVVLNTFIGGFGNNTASLMAGMAILPAVFALSPTEGEAIAYLQSGNQALTFTIIPKLFSSFTGGPILSAVFFLAFFLAGFSSLLPMLELFICNLKDLGLTRKSAAIRAAAFCIIFGFPSAWSLDFFNNQDWVWGIGLIVTGLLVLLAVLRYGAARFLDDYISEDSDFNVPVKYFTYCLSFNAVLGVILIYWWMSQGYSAYPWFDARGNWNVFDVYSNASIITQWSIIAIAGLLLNKYLYKKFVTANAL, from the coding sequence ATGATAAAGAAAACGGAAGAGTTCAGCAACCGCTGGGGCATAGTGATGGCCTCACTGGGCATGGCCATTGGTGCCGGTAATTTGTGGAGGTTTCCGCGACTTGCCGGTCAGTATGGCGGTGCATTTCTCCTCTTATGGATCTTATTTTTATTCATTTGGTCCATGCCACTGCTCATGGCAGAATTTTCAATTGGCAAAAAACATAAGCAGGGAGTTATAGGCTCTTATAGCCAGGTAGCAGGCAAGGGCTTTACGTGGGGCGGCTTTTTCATTACCGCAGTTACCTTAGGCATAGCTTTTTATTACTCAGTGGTTACAGGCTGGGCGTTGAGGTATTTAGGCCTGGCATTGAATAACCTTTACCAGTTTGCATCAGGAGGACCTACTATTGGAGACACGTTAAAAAGAGACCCGGAGTATCTTAACAATTTCTGGGATCAAATTGCCAATGGCGACCCCTGGACCATCGCGCTTTATATTTTAGCTGTGATCGTGGGCACATTCGTGCTTATCAAGGGTATCCAAAAAGGGCTTGAAAAGGCCAACAAAGTGCTCATTCCCATGCTTTTCGGTTTACTCATTATCATTACCGTTATGGCTCTGAACATGAAAAACGGCTTTAGAGGCCTCGAGTATATGTTCTATATAGATGTGAGCAAATTTTCAGACCCCACTATCTGGATCGAAGCCCTGTCACAATCGGCCTGGTCTACCGGCGCAGGCTGGGGGTTGATCATGACCATCTCATCTTACTCAAGAAAAAAAGAGGATGTGGTGCTCAACACTTTCATAGGAGGCTTTGGTAATAACACGGCCTCCCTCATGGCAGGTATGGCTATTTTACCGGCCGTTTTTGCCCTCTCTCCTACTGAGGGCGAAGCTATCGCCTATCTGCAAAGTGGTAATCAGGCCCTGACCTTTACCATCATTCCCAAGCTTTTCTCCTCTTTTACAGGAGGGCCAATACTCTCAGCGGTGTTCTTCCTGGCTTTTTTCCTGGCAGGTTTCAGTTCATTGCTACCGATGCTGGAGCTGTTTATCTGCAACCTAAAAGACCTGGGCCTGACCCGAAAATCAGCGGCCATCAGGGCAGCAGCGTTTTGTATCATTTTTGGCTTTCCCTCAGCGTGGTCACTTGATTTTTTCAATAACCAGGACTGGGTTTGGGGCATAGGGCTTATTGTTACCGGCCTGCTTGTTTTGCTTGCGGTGTTGCGCTATGGTGCCGCCAGATTCCTGGATGACTACATCAGCGAAGATTCTGACTTTAATGTACCCGTGAAGTATTTCACCTATTGCTTGTCATTCAACGCCGTGCTGGGTGTGATTTTAATTTATTGGTGGATGTCGCAAGGTTACTCGGCATATCCATGGTTTGATGCCCGTGGTAACTGGAATGTTTTTGATGTCTATAGCAACGCATCCATCATTACCCAATGGAGCATAATAGCCATCGCCGGTCTTCTTCTAAATAAATATTTATATAAAAAATTTGTAACTGCTAATGCCTTATGA
- a CDS encoding proline dehydrogenase family protein, with protein sequence MQRPFQNTAVGFDYKSVSQLKKARFLFLALKHFPRTSIALAWLGYYALKGRLPFTRSLIRNIFFEHFCGGETIEGCAPVIRKLSLYNVATALDFGVEGKNTAQEHLMMVNEIVETIIHVREEPEVPVIPIKLTAIASFELLEKYSHDKTTLSSEEKAQIQRLRERLDLICTTAMRANKTIYLDAEESWIQPALDDLALEMMVKFNKQRAVLFNTYQLYLKSSFDRLKTHRELCIAQGSFFAAKLVRGAYMEKENLRARKLGYETPVQPAKIMTDMAYNDAMMYCLLHHKDTFFCLATHNTESSWKMVNTIKEDRTPTDHIHFCQLYGMSDPITFALAKEGFFAMKYVPFGKIEDTYPYMIRRAEENSGLTGSTHQELQWVTEELNRRKSGISSSPHKGHIQTSSS encoded by the coding sequence ATGCAAAGACCATTTCAAAATACCGCTGTTGGATTTGACTACAAATCCGTTAGCCAGCTGAAGAAAGCCCGCTTCCTGTTTTTGGCACTAAAACACTTTCCCCGGACCTCCATAGCTCTGGCATGGCTTGGCTACTACGCCTTAAAGGGAAGATTACCCTTTACCCGGTCTCTGATCAGAAACATCTTTTTTGAACATTTCTGCGGAGGAGAAACCATTGAGGGCTGTGCTCCGGTGATCCGGAAGCTCTCTCTGTATAATGTAGCCACTGCGCTGGATTTTGGCGTAGAAGGTAAAAATACGGCACAGGAGCATCTAATGATGGTCAATGAGATCGTTGAAACCATTATACACGTCAGGGAAGAGCCTGAAGTTCCTGTAATCCCTATCAAACTGACCGCTATTGCCAGTTTTGAGCTTTTGGAAAAGTACAGCCATGATAAAACAACACTGTCATCAGAAGAGAAAGCGCAAATTCAACGCTTAAGGGAACGCCTCGACCTAATATGTACTACGGCAATGCGGGCAAACAAAACCATTTATCTTGATGCAGAAGAAAGCTGGATACAGCCTGCGCTTGATGATCTGGCTTTGGAAATGATGGTTAAGTTCAACAAACAACGGGCGGTGCTATTCAATACTTATCAGCTTTATTTGAAAAGCTCTTTTGACCGGCTCAAAACCCACCGTGAGCTCTGCATAGCACAGGGAAGCTTCTTTGCAGCCAAACTGGTGCGGGGCGCATATATGGAAAAAGAAAACCTAAGGGCACGAAAACTTGGTTATGAAACACCCGTGCAGCCGGCTAAAATCATGACTGACATGGCCTACAATGATGCCATGATGTACTGCCTCTTACATCATAAAGATACTTTTTTCTGCCTCGCAACACACAACACAGAAAGTTCATGGAAAATGGTCAATACCATTAAGGAAGATCGCACCCCCACGGATCACATCCATTTTTGCCAACTCTATGGCATGAGTGATCCTATTACATTTGCCCTGGCAAAGGAAGGGTTCTTCGCTATGAAATATGTGCCTTTCGGAAAAATAGAAGATACATACCCTTACATGATCCGCCGTGCTGAAGAGAATTCAGGACTTACCGGAAGTACCCATCAGGAGCTTCAGTGGGTAACCGAGGAGCTGAACAGGAGAAAATCCGGGATATCTTCATCTCCACATAAGGGTCACATTCAAACCAGCAGTAGCTAA
- a CDS encoding sensor histidine kinase produces the protein MYLRAKKYKLSTQYLISLILIVFVTVTCYMLTKLIGYREVALILLLVVSIQAMLFDILPVLTAAILSALIWNFFFIPPTKTFHVGTSEDVLLFLMYFIIALINIVFTSKIRNYERKERKKEEREHSIKLYNTLLNSLSHELRTPISTIVGAVDTIKENNNKLTEKDKHELINEIEIAGLRLNREVNNLLSMSRLEAGVLQPKLDWCDVNELMYTVIRNNSEHATEHKIDFKLNENLPLFKLDSGLIAQVLNNVLHNALRYTPKGSLIEINILEKQNHCVFIISDNGEGIQNEDIQFIFNKFYRGSKFSIGGSGLGLSIAKGFTEAHNGNITIKNNETGGAGFIIEIPAESMSVTDNQLNK, from the coding sequence GTGTACCTGAGAGCTAAGAAATATAAGTTAAGCACGCAATATCTAATAAGCCTGATACTGATTGTATTTGTGACTGTAACTTGTTATATGTTAACAAAATTAATTGGCTATCGGGAAGTGGCCTTAATACTTCTTTTAGTTGTTTCTATTCAGGCCATGTTGTTTGACATCCTACCTGTATTGACTGCTGCAATTTTAAGTGCCTTGATATGGAATTTTTTTTTCATACCTCCTACAAAAACTTTCCATGTCGGAACCTCCGAAGATGTTCTCCTTTTTCTGATGTATTTCATCATTGCTCTGATCAATATCGTATTTACTTCCAAAATCAGGAACTATGAAAGAAAGGAGCGTAAAAAAGAGGAGCGTGAGCATTCAATTAAATTGTACAATACGCTTCTCAATTCTCTCTCACACGAATTACGTACTCCTATATCCACTATAGTTGGAGCCGTTGACACTATTAAAGAAAATAACAATAAGCTCACTGAGAAGGACAAGCATGAACTTATTAACGAAATAGAAATAGCGGGTTTGAGGCTAAACAGAGAAGTAAATAACCTACTGAGTATGAGTCGGCTTGAAGCTGGTGTGCTGCAACCGAAACTTGATTGGTGTGATGTAAATGAATTGATGTATACTGTAATCCGAAACAACAGTGAGCACGCCACAGAGCACAAAATAGATTTTAAACTTAATGAAAATCTTCCGCTATTTAAACTAGATAGCGGCTTAATAGCACAGGTGTTGAACAATGTACTCCATAATGCCCTGCGGTACACACCGAAAGGTTCTCTGATTGAGATCAATATACTAGAGAAACAAAACCATTGTGTTTTCATAATTTCAGATAACGGCGAAGGCATACAGAATGAAGATATTCAGTTTATATTCAATAAATTTTATCGCGGCTCTAAATTTTCTATCGGAGGTTCCGGTTTGGGCCTTTCAATTGCAAAAGGCTTTACCGAGGCCCATAACGGAAATATAACCATTAAGAATAATGAAACCGGGGGTGCTGGGTTTATCATTGAAATCCCCGCAGAAAGTATGTCTGTAACTGATAATCAACTAAATAAATGA
- a CDS encoding serine hydrolase domain-containing protein, giving the protein MAVIILACISSANVYSQGKYKYSQPRELSDGWNTGSLKLQNPDSIKLYRLFNQLLEGGHRIHSMLVVKDGEIVIEEYFGDNSVNIQHDLRSATKSITSVLMGIAISKGFVSDIDDPVSRYVSYTNVKNPDQRKDEITIRHLLTMSTGLDCNDWDMGSKGREDKVYRKKDWLQYFMDLPMINDPGAVSDYCTMAQVLAAEVISRASGMTIDQFAREYLFDPLQVKNVSWGHTSDKDVIPAAKRLYMTPRDMAKIGQLILRNGEWNGKQIVAKAWVEESTTAKTKITGIDYGFLWWNVPFQINGNITVAKLATGNGGQYIFIFPELNLVAVFTGGAYNSPDDKLPFAIVKDVLLPVFTARDN; this is encoded by the coding sequence ATGGCGGTAATAATCCTTGCATGTATTAGCAGTGCCAATGTTTATAGTCAGGGCAAATACAAGTACAGCCAACCCCGGGAACTCAGCGATGGATGGAATACAGGAAGCCTGAAGTTACAAAATCCCGATTCCATAAAACTTTATAGATTGTTTAACCAGCTTTTAGAAGGAGGTCATAGAATTCACAGCATGCTGGTAGTAAAGGATGGAGAAATTGTTATTGAAGAGTATTTCGGAGATAATTCCGTCAATATTCAGCATGATCTGCGCTCGGCAACTAAAAGTATTACCTCTGTTTTGATGGGTATAGCGATCAGCAAGGGATTTGTCAGCGATATTGATGATCCTGTTTCCCGGTATGTGAGTTACACTAATGTAAAGAATCCTGATCAGAGAAAGGACGAAATTACTATTCGTCACCTGCTTACAATGTCCACCGGGCTGGATTGTAATGATTGGGATATGGGTTCGAAAGGCCGGGAGGATAAGGTTTACAGAAAGAAGGATTGGCTGCAGTATTTTATGGACCTGCCTATGATCAATGACCCGGGAGCTGTTTCAGACTATTGTACGATGGCCCAGGTTCTGGCAGCAGAAGTTATTTCTCGTGCATCAGGAATGACGATCGATCAGTTTGCCCGGGAATATTTGTTCGATCCGTTACAGGTTAAAAATGTAAGCTGGGGGCATACGTCAGATAAAGATGTTATTCCCGCGGCCAAAAGGTTATATATGACCCCCAGAGATATGGCTAAAATAGGACAATTGATACTCAGGAACGGGGAGTGGAACGGGAAACAAATTGTGGCCAAAGCCTGGGTGGAAGAGTCTACAACAGCAAAAACAAAAATCACCGGGATCGACTATGGTTTTTTATGGTGGAATGTCCCGTTTCAGATAAACGGGAATATAACTGTGGCTAAGTTGGCCACGGGCAATGGAGGGCAATATATCTTCATCTTCCCGGAACTTAACCTGGTGGCAGTATTTACAGGAGGTGCCTACAATTCTCCTGATGATAAACTGCCTTTTGCTATTGTGAAAGATGTTCTTTTGCCTGTTTTCACAGCGAGGGATAACTAA